The Leptospira andrefontaineae genomic sequence GTATAAGGAACTCCAACCTTTTGGAGTCCTCTCATATGGTCCGCGATCTTAGAAGCGTCGATGATAGAAGACTCTTCGAATAACCATGGATAAGCAGGCATGATGGAGCCTTTTGCTGTATCCCTTGGATTGATCAAATGTGTCTTATGCCATTCCGCAGAGGGTTGGATCTGTGATTCGTGAGCTAGATCCGGTCCCGTTCTTTTGGATCCCCATAAGAAAGGGTGGTCGTAAACATATTCTCCGGCTTTGGAATATCCGTCTTTTCCGTAAGAATGTTGCGGGTCGAAACGATCCACTTCCCATTTGAAAGGACGTATCATCTGAGTATGACAGTTATTACATCCTTCTTTCTGATAAACGTCTCTTCCTGCTAATTCTAATGCGTTATACGGTTTTACGTTCTGGATAGGTTCCGCAGTTTTCGTGAGAAAGAATGGAGGAACCAGTTCGAATAATCCTCCGATCAAGATAGCGATCGTAGTATATAAGGTGAATTTAACCCCGTGTTTTTCCCACTGATCGGTAAAACCGGAGAACCAATCCAATAATTTGTCGAACCAATTCATACAACTTTCTCCTCTTTTGATCCGATCCTTAGATCGATTTCCTTGAATCCGGAGCCGGAGTTCATTATAGTGCGGACAACATTATAGATCATGATGATCAGTCCAATCAGATATAAACCACCTCCGATACCTCGGAATAATCTATAAGGTTTCAGAG encodes the following:
- the ccoO gene encoding cytochrome-c oxidase, cbb3-type subunit II → MNWFDKLLDWFSGFTDQWEKHGVKFTLYTTIAILIGGLFELVPPFFLTKTAEPIQNVKPYNALELAGRDVYQKEGCNNCHTQMIRPFKWEVDRFDPQHSYGKDGYSKAGEYVYDHPFLWGSKRTGPDLAHESQIQPSAEWHKTHLINPRDTAKGSIMPAYPWLFEESSIIDASKIADHMRGLQKVGVPYTEEDISSASTLLAGKTAGDALIAYLLKLGRDTAELSKSLQ